One genomic window of Halovivax cerinus includes the following:
- a CDS encoding hybrid sensor histidine kinase/response regulator, with amino-acid sequence MGRDAAGGDTTWARVDEPADIWIVDGAAITADVEAELHAESDFEVRTESDPDAALDALRTDSTAVDCVVTGYELSGATGIDVISRVRSIDPEVPVVLVTDAGSEAIASDAISAGVTDYFSTHETDARPGAFAKRLRDAVDRRRARRDRERQLTAIETATEGISHLDQNERFLYVNEAYAELYGYEPADLVGESWERLYRPEDVADVREEILPTVYETGSWSGYTTGLRADGSTFVEDHNLALTADGTLVCTVHDVDARDAQAAEIEERLFVDRAIDLLRDVLYVVDERGRLAWYNERLPAVSGYDPSAIDEMSVQEFFPPVERSRIETALDDVLAGDSVVIETTIETADGERVPFEFTGDQLLDGDGDLAGVIGVGRDISARRERERKLRALNETGQELMGRETETAVVETGVEAARDVLGMEANAIHLYDESAGGLVPVAQTGIGGELLPEPPTLEPGESIAWRVFESGDSYASDDVRSDPDVLNPETSIESEVFFPLGEHGVLIAASETSHAFDVEDVVLGEILAGSIESALEAVERTEELADRERELAAQNDRLEEFASVVSHDLRNPLQVARGRVELARESGADDSALEDAISALNRMDALVDDLLTLSRQGEAIGDLELVVLDHLARQCWDTVDTQAATIRCRSDLVVRADRSRLRQLLENLLGNAVEHGTPSAPSAAPRAAGSDGPNSEPTADLTVTVGSCPDGFYVADDGRGIPADDRDQIFETGYTTSSEGTGFGMGIVRQVVDAHGWSIDVSESEAGGARFDVTGVDIVESAATD; translated from the coding sequence ATGGGCAGGGACGCGGCTGGCGGCGATACGACGTGGGCGCGGGTGGACGAACCGGCGGACATCTGGATCGTCGACGGGGCGGCGATCACGGCCGACGTCGAGGCGGAGCTGCACGCCGAGTCCGATTTCGAGGTACGGACCGAATCCGATCCGGATGCCGCACTCGACGCGCTGCGGACCGATTCGACCGCCGTCGATTGCGTCGTCACCGGGTACGAGCTGTCTGGAGCGACGGGGATCGACGTCATCTCCCGCGTCCGGTCGATCGATCCGGAGGTACCCGTCGTCCTCGTTACGGACGCCGGGTCGGAGGCGATCGCGAGCGACGCCATCTCGGCCGGCGTCACCGACTACTTCTCGACGCACGAGACGGACGCCCGGCCCGGGGCGTTCGCGAAGCGACTTCGGGACGCGGTCGACCGCCGTCGCGCCCGTCGCGACCGGGAGCGCCAGCTCACCGCGATCGAAACGGCGACGGAGGGGATCAGTCACCTCGACCAGAACGAACGCTTTCTCTACGTCAACGAGGCGTACGCGGAGCTCTACGGCTACGAACCGGCCGACCTCGTCGGCGAGTCGTGGGAGCGACTCTACCGACCGGAGGACGTCGCGGACGTCCGCGAGGAGATTCTGCCGACGGTGTACGAGACTGGGAGCTGGAGCGGCTACACGACCGGACTCCGGGCCGACGGCTCGACGTTCGTCGAGGATCACAACCTCGCGCTGACCGCGGACGGTACGCTCGTCTGTACGGTCCACGACGTGGACGCGCGCGATGCGCAGGCGGCCGAGATCGAAGAGCGCCTCTTCGTCGATCGCGCCATCGACCTGCTGCGTGACGTGCTCTACGTGGTCGACGAGCGCGGGCGCCTGGCGTGGTACAACGAGCGGCTCCCGGCGGTATCGGGGTACGACCCGTCGGCGATCGACGAGATGAGCGTCCAGGAGTTCTTCCCGCCCGTCGAGCGCTCCCGGATCGAAACGGCGCTCGACGACGTGCTCGCGGGCGACAGCGTGGTCATCGAGACCACCATCGAGACGGCCGACGGTGAACGCGTCCCGTTCGAGTTCACCGGCGATCAACTCCTCGACGGCGACGGCGACCTCGCCGGCGTGATCGGCGTCGGACGTGACATCTCGGCGCGACGAGAGCGCGAGCGGAAACTCCGAGCCCTCAACGAGACGGGCCAGGAACTGATGGGCAGGGAGACGGAGACGGCGGTCGTCGAGACGGGCGTCGAGGCCGCGCGCGACGTCCTCGGCATGGAGGCGAACGCTATCCACCTCTACGACGAGTCCGCGGGCGGTCTCGTGCCAGTGGCACAGACCGGGATCGGTGGAGAACTCCTCCCCGAGCCGCCGACGCTCGAACCGGGCGAGAGCATCGCCTGGCGCGTCTTCGAGTCCGGCGACTCGTACGCCTCCGACGACGTTCGCTCCGACCCGGACGTGTTGAACCCGGAGACGTCGATCGAGAGCGAGGTCTTCTTCCCGCTCGGCGAGCACGGCGTCCTCATCGCCGCTTCGGAGACGTCTCACGCCTTCGACGTCGAGGACGTCGTCCTCGGGGAGATCCTCGCCGGGTCGATCGAGTCGGCGCTCGAGGCGGTCGAGCGAACCGAAGAACTCGCCGATCGCGAGCGGGAACTAGCGGCGCAGAACGACCGCCTCGAGGAGTTCGCCTCGGTCGTCTCCCACGATCTGCGAAACCCGTTACAGGTGGCCCGCGGGCGGGTCGAACTCGCGCGGGAGTCGGGAGCGGACGACTCGGCGCTCGAGGACGCGATCTCGGCCTTAAACCGGATGGACGCACTCGTCGACGATTTGCTGACCCTCTCGCGACAGGGCGAGGCGATCGGCGACCTCGAACTCGTCGTTCTCGACCACCTGGCCCGGCAGTGCTGGGACACCGTCGACACGCAGGCCGCGACGATCCGGTGTCGCTCGGACCTGGTCGTCCGCGCCGACCGAAGCCGACTCAGACAGCTCCTCGAAAATCTGCTGGGTAACGCCGTGGAACACGGCACTCCGTCCGCACCGTCCGCCGCTCCGCGGGCGGCCGGATCGGATGGGCCCAACTCCGAACCCACCGCCGACCTGACCGTGACGGTCGGTTCCTGTCCAGACGGGTTCTACGTCGCCGACGACGGCCGGGGGATTCCGGCGGACGACCGCGACCAGATCTTCGAGACGGGATACACGACGTCGAGTGAGGGAACCGGCTTCGGCATGGGGATCGTTCGACAGGTCGTCGACGCCCACGGCTGGTCCATCGACGTCTCGGAGAGCGAGGCTGGCGGGGCCCGATTCGACGTGACTGGTGTCGATATCGTCGAGTCGGCTGCCACGGACTGA
- a CDS encoding DoxX family protein, which yields MPERAESDRLVTSAAVRLGRLLYGSVLGVMAVNGLQNADAQAEYAEAKGVPAPWFATVYAHLLLLAGAVGITLWRWPRAAASTVALFFVGVTPVIHDFWSIDDAEQAQQEQLAFLKNVGLLGAALVFLELARRSE from the coding sequence GTGCCCGAGCGAGCCGAATCGGACCGGCTCGTGACGTCGGCGGCCGTCCGCCTCGGCCGCCTGCTCTACGGCAGCGTTCTCGGTGTGATGGCGGTAAACGGGCTACAAAATGCCGATGCACAGGCCGAGTACGCCGAGGCGAAGGGCGTCCCCGCGCCCTGGTTCGCGACCGTTTACGCCCACCTGTTGCTCCTGGCCGGCGCTGTCGGCATCACGCTGTGGCGGTGGCCCCGCGCTGCGGCGAGCACGGTCGCCCTGTTCTTCGTCGGCGTCACACCCGTGATCCACGACTTCTGGAGTATAGACGACGCCGAACAAGCCCAGCAAGAGCAACTCGCCTTTCTCAAGAACGTCGGCCTCCTCGGGGCTGCACTCGTCTTTCTGGAACTCGCCCGCCGATCCGAGTGA
- a CDS encoding YbjQ family protein, producing MEIVTTETIPDEEIDEALGIARGNTVKARNVGRDITQSIRNITGGELKAYSELLTDARDEALARMVDDAESMGADAVVNVRMESSEIAGGSSEVIAYGTAVTLQ from the coding sequence ATGGAGATAGTCACGACGGAGACGATTCCTGACGAAGAGATCGACGAGGCGCTCGGGATCGCTCGCGGAAACACCGTCAAGGCGCGAAACGTGGGTCGCGACATCACCCAGAGCATCCGAAACATCACCGGCGGCGAACTCAAGGCCTACTCCGAGTTGCTGACGGACGCGCGCGACGAGGCGCTCGCCCGGATGGTCGACGACGCCGAGTCGATGGGCGCCGACGCGGTCGTCAACGTCCGCATGGAGAGTTCGGAGATCGCCGGCGGAAGTTCGGAGGTCATCGCCTACGGCACCGCCGTGACGCTGCAGTGA
- a CDS encoding BCCT family transporter: protein MSAIESFERETDLPVFALAVTTLLGLIVAIVGWPNAAAAKLASANELIVSNLGWFYLWVVFLSFLFVVYVMIGPWGKIKLGEPDDEPEFAFWQYIVLTFTAGLSSGGLEFWGPVEPLVHYDTRPPYFSGEAGTWAGMADALQYAIFHYGLSAWATYLVFAVAISYYVYRKGADFRPAVVLAPFVGVDNLDGWLAKLVDALMIIVIVSGITVSFGLGISQFASGLGFKWGVALGDGGKIGLALLVGVLFLLSVLAGIQKGIQRFADFNVVLLVGLMVATFAFGPLSSMVDLGTQAVTGYATDFVGMSLFFAPGAEGADWLSSWTLFFWPWWLTFAPMVGIFMARISKGRTLRQLVAAGLFGSFGLTVPWYVGTGGAALLLQTSGAADLLSVYDASGLEAVGFALFEELLPFAGLFSGVLLLLVVSFLITTMDSSTLSLAMIVADGESPSWISRVVWGVLMVLLTIALMLAGGMSVMQSFTILVGLPTGVLCAVTMVGMVLEFEREVPVLGAALGRDERGSADDSATSTGAVRVQQSGGQPADSD, encoded by the coding sequence ATGAGTGCGATCGAGTCGTTCGAACGGGAGACCGATCTGCCCGTGTTCGCACTCGCGGTGACAACACTGCTGGGACTCATCGTCGCTATCGTCGGCTGGCCGAACGCCGCGGCGGCGAAGTTGGCGAGCGCGAACGAACTCATCGTCTCCAATCTCGGCTGGTTCTACCTCTGGGTCGTCTTCCTCTCGTTCCTCTTCGTGGTCTACGTCATGATCGGCCCGTGGGGGAAGATCAAACTCGGCGAGCCCGACGACGAGCCCGAATTTGCCTTCTGGCAGTACATCGTGTTGACGTTCACCGCGGGCCTCTCCTCCGGCGGGCTCGAGTTCTGGGGTCCCGTGGAACCGCTCGTCCACTACGACACGCGGCCGCCGTACTTCAGCGGTGAGGCGGGGACGTGGGCCGGGATGGCCGACGCGCTCCAGTACGCTATCTTCCACTACGGCCTCTCGGCGTGGGCGACGTACCTCGTGTTCGCCGTGGCGATCTCGTACTACGTCTATCGGAAGGGCGCCGACTTCCGGCCGGCTGTCGTCCTCGCGCCGTTCGTCGGCGTCGACAACCTGGACGGCTGGCTGGCGAAGCTGGTCGACGCGCTGATGATCATCGTGATCGTCAGCGGGATCACCGTCTCCTTCGGCCTCGGGATCAGTCAGTTCGCCTCGGGGCTCGGCTTCAAGTGGGGTGTCGCACTGGGTGACGGCGGGAAGATCGGGCTCGCGCTGCTGGTCGGCGTCCTCTTCTTGCTCTCGGTCCTCGCCGGCATCCAGAAGGGCATCCAGCGCTTCGCCGACTTCAACGTCGTCCTGCTCGTCGGGCTGATGGTCGCGACGTTCGCCTTCGGGCCGCTCTCGTCGATGGTCGATCTGGGCACGCAGGCGGTCACCGGCTACGCGACCGACTTCGTCGGCATGAGCCTCTTCTTCGCGCCCGGTGCCGAGGGGGCAGACTGGCTCAGCAGCTGGACGCTGTTCTTCTGGCCCTGGTGGCTCACCTTCGCGCCGATGGTCGGCATCTTCATGGCCCGGATCTCGAAGGGGCGGACGCTCCGCCAGCTCGTCGCCGCGGGTCTCTTCGGCTCCTTCGGGCTAACCGTCCCCTGGTACGTCGGGACGGGTGGCGCCGCACTGCTGCTCCAGACCTCCGGCGCGGCCGACTTGCTCTCCGTGTACGACGCGTCCGGACTGGAGGCCGTCGGCTTCGCCCTCTTCGAGGAACTCCTGCCGTTCGCCGGCCTGTTCTCGGGCGTGTTGTTGCTGCTCGTCGTGAGTTTCCTCATCACCACCATGGACTCCTCGACACTCAGCCTCGCCATGATCGTCGCCGACGGCGAGTCGCCATCCTGGATTTCGCGCGTCGTCTGGGGCGTCCTCATGGTACTGTTGACCATCGCGCTGATGCTCGCCGGCGGCATGAGCGTCATGCAGTCGTTCACCATCCTCGTCGGGCTCCCGACTGGGGTGCTGTGTGCGGTCACGATGGTCGGGATGGTGCTGGAGTTCGAGCGGGAGGTGCCCGTGCTCGGGGCCGCGCTGGGTCGAGACGAGCGGGGTTCGGCGGACGATTCCGCCACATCGACGGGTGCCGTGCGCGTCCAGCAGTCGGGCGGGCAACCCGCTGACTCGGACTAA
- a CDS encoding GNAT family N-acetyltransferase yields MNIRQLRSREDVRAAIEINGRAWEAAYADVLPADVVAQVAGEPADEHVDRRFDQLLDDPAGFLVAEDDEGEVLGYAHLRWGENTQPFVGETEAGLTELYVDPEVWGEGVGTALIERGLDVLPDDVDAITLEMLDGNEVGARFFESRGFERSGTSETDVGGETYPTVRYRRDL; encoded by the coding sequence ATGAACATCCGACAGCTCCGCAGTCGCGAGGACGTGCGCGCGGCGATCGAGATAAACGGCCGAGCGTGGGAGGCGGCCTACGCCGACGTCCTCCCGGCGGACGTCGTCGCACAGGTCGCCGGCGAGCCCGCGGACGAACACGTGGATCGGCGGTTCGACCAGCTCCTCGACGATCCGGCGGGCTTTCTCGTCGCCGAGGACGACGAGGGCGAGGTGCTGGGTTACGCTCACCTCCGTTGGGGCGAGAATACCCAGCCGTTCGTCGGCGAGACCGAGGCGGGACTGACGGAACTCTACGTCGACCCCGAGGTCTGGGGCGAGGGCGTCGGCACCGCGTTGATAGAGCGCGGACTCGACGTCCTCCCGGACGACGTCGACGCGATCACGCTCGAGATGCTCGACGGAAACGAGGTCGGCGCGCGATTCTTCGAGTCCCGCGGGTTCGAGCGGTCCGGGACGAGCGAGACGGACGTCGGTGGAGAGACGTATCCGACCGTGCGATACCGACGCGATCTGTAG